From a region of the uncultured Jannaschia sp. genome:
- the hmgA gene encoding homogentisate 1,2-dioxygenase — protein sequence MNEAPASHSLTTALTPVGTVEGYMPGFGNDFETEALPGALPQGMNSPQKANYGLYGEQLSGTAFTADRPERTWCYRIRPSVRHTHRFERIDLPYWTTAPHIPDGVTSLGQYRWDPLPHSGEALTWLTGMRTMTTAGDVNTQVGMAAHVYLVTESMVDAYFYSADSELLVVPQEGRLRFCTELGVIDLAPQEIAILPRGLVYRVEVLEGPARGFVCENYGQTFELPGRGPIGANCMANPRDFKTPVAAFEDRDAPSTVTVKWCGQFHETRIGHSPLDVVAWHGNYAPCKYDLNTYCPVGAILFDHPDPSIFTVLTAPSASPGTANIDFVLFRDRWMVAEDTFRPPWYHKNVMSELMGNIHGQYDAKPKGFVPGGLSLHNMMLPHGPDRQAFEGASNADLKPMKLEDTMSFMFETRFPQHLTAFAGREAPLQDDYIDCWTDLPKLFDGTPGTKG from the coding sequence ATGAACGAGGCACCCGCGTCGCACAGCCTGACGACCGCGTTGACGCCGGTCGGCACGGTCGAAGGCTACATGCCCGGCTTCGGAAACGACTTCGAGACAGAGGCCCTGCCCGGCGCACTGCCGCAAGGGATGAACAGCCCGCAGAAGGCCAATTACGGCCTCTATGGTGAGCAGCTTTCGGGCACGGCCTTCACCGCCGACCGTCCCGAGCGCACGTGGTGCTACCGCATCCGGCCCTCGGTCAGGCACACGCACCGTTTCGAGCGGATCGACCTGCCCTACTGGACGACCGCGCCGCATATCCCCGACGGCGTCACCTCGCTGGGCCAGTACCGCTGGGATCCGCTGCCCCATTCGGGCGAGGCGCTGACCTGGCTGACGGGGATGCGCACCATGACGACGGCGGGCGACGTCAACACGCAGGTCGGGATGGCGGCGCATGTCTATCTGGTGACCGAGAGCATGGTGGACGCCTATTTCTATTCGGCCGATTCCGAATTGCTGGTCGTCCCGCAGGAAGGGCGTCTGCGATTCTGCACCGAGCTGGGTGTGATCGACCTCGCCCCGCAGGAAATCGCGATCCTGCCGCGCGGGCTGGTCTACCGGGTCGAGGTGCTGGAAGGTCCGGCGCGCGGCTTCGTCTGCGAGAATTACGGCCAGACCTTCGAGCTTCCGGGGCGCGGCCCGATCGGAGCCAACTGCATGGCCAACCCGCGCGACTTCAAGACGCCGGTCGCCGCCTTCGAAGATCGCGATGCGCCGTCGACCGTCACGGTCAAGTGGTGCGGCCAGTTCCACGAGACGCGGATCGGGCATTCGCCGCTCGATGTCGTGGCGTGGCACGGCAACTACGCGCCCTGCAAATACGACCTCAACACCTACTGCCCGGTCGGCGCGATCCTGTTCGATCACCCGGACCCGTCGATCTTCACGGTGCTGACCGCGCCATCGGCGAGCCCCGGCACGGCGAATATCGATTTCGTCCTTTTCCGCGACCGATGGATGGTGGCCGAGGACACGTTCCGCCCGCCCTGGTACCACAAGAACGTCATGTCCGAACTGATGGGCAACATTCACGGCCAGTACGACGCCAAGCCCAAGGGGTTCGTGCCCGGCGGGCTCTCGCTGCACAACATGATGCTGCCGCACGGGCCGGATCGGCAGGCCTTCGAAGGCGCGTCCAATGCCGATCTGAAGCCCATGAAACTGGAGGACACGATGTCCTTCATGTTCGAGACGCGGTTCCCGCAGCACCTGACGGCATTCGCCGGGCGCGAGGCGCCGCTGCAGGACGACTACATCGATTGCTGGACGGACTTGCCGAAGCTCTTCGACGGCACGCCGGGGACGAAGGGATGA
- a CDS encoding D-lyxose/D-mannose family sugar isomerase: protein MKRSRINAIMAEADEMMRRHGFALPPWARWSPETFVARRTEAAEVIDHRCGWDITDYGAGRFDEMGLFLFTLRNGDPAELRAGGGFCYAEKLLISRRDQLSPMHTHITKTEDIINRGGSTLVIELYGSDEEGRFDEGAGGRVACDGLYRDYAPGERLALAPGESVTLRPGDWHAFWGEGGDVLIGEVSTVNDDLTDNIFREPIGRFAEIEEDVAPTHLLVSDYDAWLS from the coding sequence ATGAAGCGGTCGAGGATCAATGCCATCATGGCCGAGGCCGACGAGATGATGCGCCGCCACGGCTTCGCGCTGCCGCCCTGGGCGCGCTGGTCGCCCGAGACCTTCGTCGCCCGCCGCACCGAGGCCGCCGAGGTGATCGACCATCGCTGCGGCTGGGACATCACCGATTACGGCGCGGGCCGGTTCGACGAGATGGGCCTGTTCCTCTTCACGCTGCGCAACGGCGACCCGGCGGAGCTGCGCGCGGGCGGGGGGTTCTGCTATGCCGAGAAGCTCCTGATCTCGCGGCGGGACCAGCTTTCGCCGATGCACACACACATCACCAAGACCGAGGATATCATCAACCGGGGCGGTTCCACGCTGGTGATCGAGCTTTACGGCTCGGACGAGGAGGGGCGCTTCGACGAAGGCGCGGGCGGACGCGTGGCCTGTGACGGGCTCTACCGCGACTACGCGCCCGGCGAGCGGCTGGCGCTGGCGCCGGGCGAGAGCGTCACGCTGCGCCCCGGCGACTGGCACGCCTTCTGGGGCGAGGGGGGCGACGTGCTGATCGGCGAGGTCTCGACCGTCAACGACGACCTCACCGACAACATCTTCCGCGAACCGATCGGACGCTTCGCCGAGATCGAGGAGGACGTAGCGCCGACCCACCTTCTGGTGAGCGATTACGACGCTTGGCTGAGCTGA
- a CDS encoding CIA30 family protein: MKRRLFIAAALLAALPARAEEMQMDLEPDWGYVADTVMGGVSEGRVTRERIAGRDAVRLTGEVSTENNGGFIQMATPAKRDVSGWTGIELDVIGNGETYEMRLRTEGMTRPWQSFRAEFTAPPDWTTIRLPFDAFEANRTDIAWDPAGLRRIGVLAVGREFTVDIAVAGMRLYR, encoded by the coding sequence ATGAAGCGACGCCTGTTCATCGCGGCGGCCCTGCTGGCCGCCCTGCCCGCCCGTGCCGAGGAGATGCAGATGGATCTTGAACCGGACTGGGGCTACGTCGCCGACACGGTCATGGGCGGCGTCTCCGAAGGGCGGGTAACACGCGAACGCATCGCCGGGCGCGACGCGGTGCGCCTGACGGGCGAGGTCTCGACCGAGAACAACGGCGGCTTCATCCAGATGGCCACCCCGGCCAAGCGCGACGTCTCCGGCTGGACCGGCATCGAACTGGACGTCATCGGCAATGGCGAAACCTACGAGATGCGCCTGCGCACCGAAGGCATGACGCGGCCTTGGCAATCGTTTCGCGCCGAATTCACCGCGCCGCCCGACTGGACGACGATCCGGCTGCCCTTCGACGCGTTCGAGGCCAACCGCACCGACATCGCCTGGGATCCCGCCGGGCTGCGGCGGATCGGTGTTCTGGCCGTCGGGCGGGAGTTCACGGTCGATATCGCGGTGGCCGGGATGCGGCTCTACCGCTAG
- a CDS encoding TraR/DksA C4-type zinc finger protein, producing the protein MNDPRAVLEAELAELRVARDGTAEARRPVVLDQQSVGRLSRMDAIQNQAMAAGEEARRSARITVLEAALARVEAGTWGLCVDCEEPVEPARLAFDPATPLCLDCRRG; encoded by the coding sequence GTGAACGATCCCCGCGCTGTGCTGGAGGCGGAATTGGCCGAGCTACGGGTCGCGCGCGACGGCACGGCCGAGGCGCGCCGCCCCGTGGTGCTGGACCAGCAGAGCGTCGGGCGGCTGTCGCGGATGGACGCGATTCAGAACCAGGCGATGGCGGCGGGCGAAGAGGCACGTCGATCGGCCCGGATCACCGTCCTCGAGGCGGCGCTCGCGCGGGTCGAGGCGGGGACATGGGGGCTCTGCGTGGATTGCGAGGAGCCGGTGGAGCCCGCACGCCTCGCCTTCGATCCGGCGACACCGCTCTGCCTCGATTGCCGCAGGGGCTAG
- the rbsK gene encoding ribokinase encodes MPDVVILGVFVADTAYRADRQPRMGETIMGRSFALGPGGKGSNQAVAAARAGGDVAMVTRIGSDTFGDMAMATWEDAGVVPAVERSDEATGAAYIFIDAETGDNAIIIAPGAAAGIDADFVDGHAALIAGAKVFVTQLEQPMEAAVHALRLAREGGATTILNPAPAAPLPEGMLAFCDYVTPNETEAEALTGIKVTDAASARAAGEALLAAGVGRAAILTLGAQGALYHDADTTEMVPAFDAGPVVETTGAGDAFNGAFAAALAEGMSPREAVRFGCATAAISVTRPGTAPSMPSRAEIDALLG; translated from the coding sequence ATGCCTGATGTCGTGATCCTGGGCGTGTTCGTCGCCGATACCGCCTACCGCGCCGACCGACAGCCGCGGATGGGCGAGACGATCATGGGCCGGTCCTTCGCACTCGGCCCCGGCGGCAAGGGGTCGAACCAGGCGGTCGCGGCGGCGCGCGCGGGCGGCGACGTGGCCATGGTGACGCGGATCGGGTCGGACACCTTCGGCGATATGGCGATGGCCACGTGGGAGGACGCGGGCGTCGTTCCGGCCGTCGAGCGGAGCGACGAGGCGACGGGCGCGGCCTATATCTTCATCGACGCCGAGACGGGCGACAACGCGATCATCATCGCGCCGGGTGCGGCGGCCGGGATCGATGCGGATTTCGTCGACGGCCATGCTGCATTGATCGCTGGAGCCAAAGTCTTCGTCACCCAACTGGAACAGCCGATGGAGGCCGCGGTCCACGCGCTACGCCTCGCGCGGGAGGGCGGGGCGACCACCATCCTGAACCCCGCACCCGCCGCGCCATTGCCCGAAGGCATGCTGGCCTTTTGCGATTACGTCACCCCCAACGAGACCGAGGCCGAGGCGCTGACCGGCATCAAGGTCACCGATGCGGCGTCGGCCCGCGCGGCGGGCGAGGCGCTGCTGGCGGCGGGGGTGGGGCGTGCGGCGATCCTGACCCTCGGGGCGCAGGGCGCGCTCTATCACGACGCCGACACGACCGAGATGGTGCCCGCCTTCGACGCAGGCCCCGTGGTCGAGACGACGGGTGCGGGCGACGCCTTCAATGGAGCCTTCGCGGCGGCGCTGGCCGAGGGCATGTCCCCGCGCGAGGCGGTGCGCTTCGGCTGCGCGACCGCCGCCATCAGCGTCACGCGGCCCGGCACCGCGCCGTCGATGCCATCGCGGGCCGAGATCGACGCGCTGCTCGGGTGA
- a CDS encoding RbsD/FucU domain-containing protein, which yields MLKGLDPILNADVLYALRAMGHGDMLILADTNFPSDAIAQETVHGEVLRIDRPMAEVARAVLSVMPLDTFVEDFAGRMEVVDDAATVPPVQQQVQAEIAATGETRDMVGIERFAFYDLAREAYAVIQTGERRFYGCIMLRKGVIGPDA from the coding sequence ATGCTCAAGGGACTGGACCCGATCCTGAACGCCGATGTGCTCTATGCGCTGCGTGCGATGGGGCATGGCGACATGCTGATCCTGGCGGACACGAACTTCCCCTCGGACGCAATCGCGCAGGAGACGGTTCATGGCGAAGTGCTGCGGATCGACCGTCCGATGGCCGAGGTGGCGCGCGCGGTCCTGTCGGTGATGCCGCTCGACACCTTCGTGGAGGATTTCGCGGGCCGCATGGAGGTCGTGGACGACGCCGCCACCGTACCGCCGGTGCAGCAGCAGGTGCAGGCCGAGATCGCGGCCACCGGCGAGACGCGGGACATGGTGGGGATCGAGCGGTTCGCCTTCTACGACCTCGCGCGCGAGGCCTATGCGGTCATCCAGACGGGCGAGCGCCGGTTCTACGGCTGCATCATGCTGCGCAAAGGAGTGATCGGTCCCGATGCCTGA
- a CDS encoding c-type cytochrome, translated as MRLIALLPLALAACQTAPEDLRVDAAHGMALFAQDCAACHAVDATGGVGPDLTRISARNGGSFPTTRVLGQIDGLGRHGDPAAVMPEFGAEDLGPTVVVEFEEGIGTPVPADLLALSRYLESIQR; from the coding sequence ATGCGCCTCATCGCCCTTCTGCCCCTCGCCCTCGCCGCCTGCCAGACCGCGCCCGAGGACCTGCGCGTCGACGCGGCACACGGCATGGCGCTCTTCGCGCAGGACTGCGCGGCCTGCCATGCCGTGGACGCGACTGGCGGGGTCGGCCCAGACCTCACGCGGATTTCGGCGCGCAACGGCGGGTCCTTCCCGACGACCCGCGTGCTGGGCCAGATCGACGGGCTGGGGCGCCATGGCGACCCGGCGGCGGTGATGCCGGAATTCGGGGCCGAGGACCTCGGGCCGACGGTGGTCGTGGAGTTCGAGGAGGGGATCGGGACGCCGGTCCCCGCCGACCTCCTGGCGCTGTCGCGCTACCTCGAGAGCATCCAGCGCTGA
- a CDS encoding SGNH/GDSL hydrolase family protein: protein MTILVFGDSNSHGTRPFARLGQLDRHPPEARWPMVMGRALGTEVICEGHPGRTTVHDDPIEGAHKNGLRVLPALLESHRPIRLVIVMLGTNDCKARFGLRGWDIAAGAGRLAQVVQGSTSGPDGGAPDVMLVAPVPLEEAGVLAEMFQGGRARSRAIAPALREMAEGLGCGFFDAGRMAEVDPLDGVHMDGAAQVAIGLAMADAVHARLGLG from the coding sequence GTGACGATCCTCGTCTTCGGCGACAGCAACAGCCACGGCACGCGGCCCTTCGCGCGGCTGGGCCAGCTCGACCGGCACCCGCCCGAGGCGCGCTGGCCAATGGTCATGGGCCGCGCATTGGGGACCGAAGTGATCTGCGAGGGGCATCCGGGCCGGACGACCGTGCATGACGACCCGATCGAAGGGGCGCACAAGAACGGGCTCCGGGTGCTCCCAGCGCTTCTCGAAAGCCACAGGCCGATCCGGCTGGTGATCGTCATGCTGGGCACGAATGACTGCAAGGCGCGGTTCGGCCTGCGGGGCTGGGACATCGCCGCCGGTGCGGGGCGGCTGGCGCAGGTCGTGCAAGGCTCGACGTCGGGGCCCGATGGCGGCGCGCCGGACGTTATGCTGGTCGCGCCGGTCCCGCTGGAGGAGGCGGGTGTGCTGGCCGAGATGTTCCAGGGCGGTCGCGCGCGCAGCCGGGCCATCGCGCCCGCGCTCCGCGAGATGGCCGAGGGGCTGGGCTGCGGGTTCTTCGACGCGGGCCGCATGGCCGAGGTCGATCCGCTGGACGGCGTCCACATGGATGGCGCAGCACAGGTTGCGATCGGTCTTGCGATGGCCGACGCGGTGCATGCGCGGCTGGGGCTGGGCTGA
- a CDS encoding ABC transporter ATP-binding protein → MANVTIRDLRKSYGTTEVIHGLDIDIADGEFVVLVGPSGCGKSTLLRMVAGLEGISGGTIAIGDRVVNNLAPARRDIAMVFQNYALYPHKTVRANMAFSLRMAGMDKAQITERVDRAAGILGLTDYLDRYPRALSGGQRQRVAMGRAIVRDPQVFLFDEPLSNLDAKLRVQMRAEIRELHQRLSTTTIYVTHDQIEAMTMADKIVVLQGGHVEQIGSPLDLYDRPANTFVASFIGSPSMNLMPGEGVADGVTVDGHVLPVPGVAAGHGVTLGLRPEHLALAEAGLPATVSVVEPTGSETHVIARIGEREVTAVTRDRPGIRPGDRIHLMPAPGTVHIFDRESGARVDP, encoded by the coding sequence ATGGCCAACGTGACGATCCGCGACCTGCGGAAGTCCTACGGGACGACGGAGGTCATCCACGGCCTCGATATCGATATCGCAGACGGGGAATTCGTCGTGCTGGTGGGACCGTCGGGCTGCGGCAAGTCCACGCTTCTGCGGATGGTCGCGGGGCTCGAGGGGATCAGCGGCGGAACCATCGCCATCGGCGACCGGGTGGTGAACAACCTGGCACCGGCGCGCCGCGACATCGCGATGGTGTTCCAGAACTACGCGCTCTACCCCCACAAGACGGTGCGCGCGAACATGGCGTTCAGCCTGCGCATGGCGGGGATGGACAAGGCCCAGATCACCGAGCGGGTGGACCGCGCGGCGGGCATCCTCGGGCTGACGGATTACCTCGACCGCTACCCGCGCGCGCTCTCGGGTGGTCAGCGCCAGCGCGTCGCGATGGGCCGCGCCATCGTCCGCGACCCCCAGGTCTTCCTCTTCGACGAACCGCTGTCGAACCTCGACGCCAAGCTGCGCGTCCAGATGCGCGCCGAGATCCGCGAGTTGCACCAGCGGCTGTCGACAACCACGATCTACGTCACCCATGACCAGATCGAGGCGATGACCATGGCCGACAAGATCGTCGTTCTGCAGGGCGGCCACGTCGAACAGATCGGCTCGCCGCTCGACCTCTACGACCGGCCCGCGAACACCTTCGTCGCCAGCTTCATCGGCTCGCCCTCGATGAACCTGATGCCGGGCGAGGGCGTGGCGGACGGTGTCACGGTGGACGGTCACGTGCTGCCGGTGCCGGGGGTCGCGGCGGGCCACGGCGTCACGCTGGGACTTCGGCCCGAGCATCTCGCGCTGGCCGAGGCGGGGCTGCCCGCGACGGTCTCGGTGGTCGAGCCGACGGGGTCCGAGACCCATGTGATCGCGCGGATCGGCGAGCGCGAGGTGACGGCTGTGACGCGAGACCGGCCCGGTATCCGGCCCGGCGACCGCATCCACCTGATGCCCGCGCCCGGCACGGTCCACATCTTCGACCGCGAGAGCGGCGCGCGGGTCGATCCGTGA
- a CDS encoding sugar ABC transporter substrate-binding protein, with protein sequence MKHRIYEHFLRTGKLNRRAMLQGAAATAGLAAGGALMPKGAFADAHGNLRAEILQIPGVGSGSPTDADWQRVGEMCLGATRESVAEGEFAGVELTFMGLNNQNTHNFLFRGFLKSWEDYTGATINWIDLAQADYNARLQQSIATGTVDFDIIEMGAPFEGDVLGRGMASEMPQWVADIIDMDDYVDYLKAPVGTWDGKTYRVSIDGDCHTMAYRQDYYDNAEFAEAWAAGAGEGPWAPPETWEQVNAHSKFLAGKTDPLTGLPAHGFLDPLKGWGGFGFYFLEDRATPYAKHPDDPAWLFDPETMTPRVNNPAFVQAIQDVMDLIATEGAYPADQINADPGTTAFQQFLAGTGAALTWWGDVGAAARTSDTSVVGEVAAFSMNPAAERVYNSQSGEWEEGRNESPNLAYIGWGVYVMAKTEEDELKNKAAWSAAAHLGGKDLSLWASAYPSGFQPYRNSHFQYEEWEAAGYDRAYVEDFLGANLDSYNHPNGAIEPRIPGIFQYYSVAEDELAKGFAGQYGSAQETADAIAAAWEEITDQIGRDSQIALYKASLGM encoded by the coding sequence ATGAAGCACCGCATCTACGAACACTTCCTGCGCACGGGTAAGCTCAATCGTCGCGCCATGCTGCAGGGCGCGGCCGCCACGGCCGGTCTCGCGGCGGGCGGCGCGCTGATGCCGAAGGGCGCCTTCGCCGACGCCCACGGCAACCTGCGCGCCGAGATCCTGCAGATCCCGGGCGTCGGATCGGGCAGTCCGACGGATGCCGACTGGCAGCGCGTGGGCGAGATGTGCCTCGGGGCGACACGCGAAAGCGTGGCCGAGGGCGAGTTCGCGGGCGTCGAGCTGACCTTCATGGGGCTCAACAACCAGAACACGCACAACTTCCTGTTCCGCGGCTTCCTGAAGTCGTGGGAAGATTACACCGGGGCCACGATCAACTGGATCGACCTGGCACAGGCCGACTACAACGCGCGCCTGCAGCAGTCGATCGCGACCGGCACGGTCGATTTCGACATCATCGAGATGGGCGCGCCCTTCGAGGGCGACGTTCTGGGCCGCGGCATGGCCTCCGAGATGCCCCAATGGGTCGCCGACATCATCGACATGGACGATTACGTCGACTACCTGAAGGCCCCCGTCGGGACGTGGGACGGCAAGACCTACCGCGTGTCGATCGACGGCGACTGCCACACGATGGCCTACCGCCAGGACTACTACGACAACGCCGAGTTCGCCGAGGCCTGGGCGGCCGGGGCCGGCGAAGGTCCGTGGGCCCCGCCCGAGACCTGGGAGCAGGTCAACGCGCATTCGAAGTTCCTCGCCGGCAAGACCGACCCGCTGACGGGCCTGCCCGCGCACGGCTTCCTCGACCCGCTCAAGGGTTGGGGCGGCTTCGGGTTCTACTTCCTCGAGGACCGCGCGACGCCCTATGCCAAGCACCCCGACGACCCGGCCTGGCTGTTCGATCCCGAGACGATGACGCCGCGCGTCAACAACCCGGCCTTCGTGCAGGCGATCCAGGACGTGATGGACCTGATCGCGACCGAAGGGGCCTACCCGGCCGACCAGATCAATGCCGATCCGGGCACGACCGCATTCCAGCAGTTCCTCGCCGGCACGGGTGCCGCGCTGACCTGGTGGGGCGATGTGGGTGCGGCGGCGCGGACTTCGGACACCTCGGTCGTGGGCGAGGTCGCGGCCTTCTCGATGAACCCGGCCGCCGAGCGCGTCTACAACTCGCAATCCGGCGAATGGGAGGAGGGCCGCAACGAAAGCCCGAACCTCGCCTATATCGGCTGGGGCGTCTACGTGATGGCCAAGACCGAGGAGGACGAGCTGAAGAACAAGGCGGCCTGGTCGGCAGCGGCGCATCTGGGCGGCAAGGACCTGTCGCTCTGGGCCTCGGCCTACCCGTCGGGGTTCCAGCCCTACCGCAACTCGCATTTCCAGTACGAGGAATGGGAAGCGGCGGGCTACGACCGCGCCTATGTCGAAGATTTCCTCGGCGCCAATCTCGACAGCTACAACCACCCCAACGGCGCGATCGAGCCGCGCATCCCCGGCATCTTCCAGTACTACTCGGTCGCCGAGGACGAGCTGGCGAAGGGCTTCGCGGGCCAATACGGCTCGGCGCAGGAGACCGCGGACGCCATCGCCGCCGCATGGGAGGAGATCACCGACCAGATCGGCCGCGACAGCCAGATCGCGCTCTACAAGGCGTCGCTGGGAATGTGA
- a CDS encoding cystathionine gamma-lyase, translating to MLPDDIQTQVLDLLHHRTSRLADGDPVAEPMVSTSTFRLGDQPAPDAIYGRYATPTVQACEARLAAVEGAPSLLFASGMAAIAGVMLSVLKTGDRVLVPADGYFHTRVLAGETLAPLGVEMITVPTREMLGADLSGVALVLVETPSNPALDLIDLAALSGRCQAAGALLAVDNTFCTGLLQRPLALGADITLASDTKAAGGHSDLILGHVATADPDLMERLAATRKFTGAIPGPFEAWMLSRSLETLELRLDRMCRSAQAVAERLASDDRVAVRFPGLSDHPDHALARTQMHAPGFVIGATFPDRAAADRFIAYAGCILPATSFGSTHTSADRRARWGDAVPEGFLRLSIGIEPEAPLLSAIDQGLTAV from the coding sequence ATGCTGCCAGATGACATCCAGACGCAGGTCCTCGACCTTCTGCATCACCGCACCTCGCGGCTGGCCGATGGAGACCCGGTGGCCGAACCGATGGTCTCGACCTCGACGTTCCGGCTGGGCGACCAGCCCGCGCCCGACGCGATCTACGGGCGCTACGCCACGCCCACGGTACAGGCCTGCGAGGCGCGGCTGGCCGCGGTTGAGGGCGCGCCGAGCCTTCTTTTCGCGAGCGGAATGGCGGCCATCGCAGGCGTGATGCTGAGCGTGCTGAAGACCGGCGACCGGGTGCTGGTGCCCGCCGACGGCTATTTCCACACGCGCGTTCTGGCCGGCGAGACGCTTGCGCCGCTGGGCGTCGAGATGATCACCGTGCCGACCCGCGAGATGCTCGGGGCGGATCTTTCGGGCGTGGCGCTCGTGCTGGTCGAGACGCCGTCGAACCCGGCGCTGGACCTGATCGACCTCGCCGCGCTCTCGGGCCGCTGCCAAGCGGCGGGCGCGCTTCTGGCCGTCGACAACACCTTCTGCACGGGGCTTCTGCAGCGACCGCTGGCGCTCGGCGCCGACATCACGCTCGCGTCGGACACCAAGGCCGCGGGCGGGCATAGCGACCTGATCCTCGGGCATGTCGCGACCGCCGATCCGGACCTGATGGAGCGGCTGGCCGCGACGCGCAAATTCACCGGGGCGATCCCCGGTCCGTTCGAGGCCTGGATGCTCAGCCGCTCGCTCGAGACGCTGGAGCTCAGGCTCGACCGGATGTGCCGCAGCGCGCAGGCCGTGGCCGAGCGGCTGGCGTCGGACGACCGCGTTGCCGTGCGCTTCCCCGGCCTGTCCGACCACCCCGACCACGCACTCGCCCGGACGCAGATGCACGCGCCCGGCTTCGTCATCGGCGCGACCTTTCCCGACCGTGCCGCCGCCGATCGCTTCATCGCCTACGCCGGCTGCATCCTGCCCGCCACGAGCTTCGGCTCGACCCATACCAGCGCCGACCGCCGCGCCCGCTGGGGCGATGCGGTGCCCGAGGGCTTCCTGCGGCTGTCCATCGGCATCGAACCGGAGGCGCCGCTGCTCTCCGCGATCGACCAGGGCCTCACAGCCGTCTGA